CCACACCGTCTATCTTGACTTCCGTGCCACCGTACTTGCTGAAGAGGACCCTGTCACCGACTTTGACATCAGGTTTTATCAGTTTACCGTCCTCTGTGGTTTTCCCTTTACCCACAGCGATAACTTTACCCTCAATAGGTTTTTCCTTTGCCGTATCGGGGATAATGATCCCCCCCTTGGTCTTCTCCTCTTCCTCTAACCGTTTGACAATCACCCTGTCCTGCAATGGCCTGAT
This genomic stretch from Syntrophales bacterium harbors:
- the groES gene encoding co-chaperone GroES, whose product is MKIRPLQDRVIVKRLEEEEKTKGGIIIPDTAKEKPIEGKVIAVGKGKTTEDGKLIKPDVKVGDRVLFSKYGGTEVKIDGVEHLIMREDDILGIIEK